The following are from one region of the Rhodopirellula sp. P2 genome:
- a CDS encoding outer membrane protein assembly factor BamB family protein — translation MIRFLFVCLCSLPAVPHASADDWPEFLGPGGSARSTEVVPTTWDDANHLAWKVDLPGGGSSSPIVVGDRVIVTCYVAGVDTAKRQVLSFDKNSGEQLWAVDFPVDYREDGYQGYITEHGYASNTPVTDGQNVFVFLGKGGVHCLDLNGQKIWSVDVGKESSNRRWGSAASLVVFENLVIVNAAEESKSIYALEKTTGKEVWRQEAGMLELTYGTPRIVPTEGGDTELVISVPGEIWSLNPATGKLKWFAESPMTGNVTPSIIVDGGTIYSFGGYRASGSIAVRVGGDDDVTDSHVRWTNRSSSYVATPLLIEKRLYWIDDRGIAYCTSADDGEVIYRERVNNLESGRPVYASPVLVGDYIYVVTRHSGTLVYRPGESFRPIAQNIFESDKTDFNASPAVSDEKLYLRSDQSLYCIAEGK, via the coding sequence ATGATTCGATTCCTTTTCGTTTGTTTGTGTTCGCTCCCCGCGGTGCCTCATGCGTCGGCGGATGACTGGCCTGAATTCCTGGGCCCAGGCGGATCGGCTCGCTCGACCGAGGTGGTTCCGACAACCTGGGACGACGCAAATCATTTGGCTTGGAAAGTGGATTTGCCGGGCGGTGGTTCCTCCAGTCCCATCGTTGTCGGTGATCGAGTCATCGTGACTTGTTATGTCGCCGGCGTTGACACCGCGAAACGTCAAGTGCTGAGCTTTGACAAGAACAGTGGCGAACAACTTTGGGCGGTTGATTTTCCTGTCGACTATCGCGAAGACGGTTACCAGGGATACATCACGGAGCATGGCTACGCGAGCAACACGCCGGTGACCGATGGGCAAAATGTTTTTGTCTTTCTGGGCAAAGGAGGCGTGCACTGCCTCGATCTCAACGGGCAAAAGATTTGGAGCGTGGACGTGGGCAAGGAATCGAGCAATCGCCGCTGGGGATCAGCCGCGAGTTTGGTCGTGTTCGAGAACCTGGTCATCGTCAACGCTGCGGAAGAATCCAAGTCGATTTATGCGCTGGAGAAAACCACCGGCAAAGAAGTTTGGCGTCAAGAAGCCGGGATGTTGGAATTGACCTACGGCACACCTCGGATCGTGCCAACCGAAGGCGGCGACACGGAGTTGGTCATCAGCGTGCCCGGCGAAATTTGGTCGTTGAATCCTGCGACTGGCAAACTGAAATGGTTTGCCGAATCTCCCATGACCGGCAACGTCACCCCTTCGATCATCGTCGATGGCGGGACCATCTACAGCTTTGGTGGCTACCGCGCGTCCGGTAGCATCGCAGTGCGAGTTGGCGGTGATGACGACGTGACCGATTCCCATGTTCGTTGGACGAACCGTTCCAGTTCGTATGTTGCCACACCGTTGCTGATTGAGAAGAGGTTGTACTGGATCGATGATCGCGGAATTGCCTACTGCACTTCTGCCGACGACGGCGAGGTCATCTACCGCGAACGAGTCAACAACTTGGAAAGTGGTCGCCCCGTCTACGCTTCGCCTGTCCTCGTCGGCGACTACATCTATGTCGTGACCCGTCATAGCGGCACGCTGGTCTATCGCCCAGGCGAGTCCTTTCGTCCCATCGCCCAGAACATCTTTGAATCCGACAAAACCGATTTCAATGCGTCTCCGGCGGTCTCGGACGAAAAGCTCTATCTGCGTAGCGACCAATCGCTGTACTGCATCGCGGAAGGCAAGTGA
- a CDS encoding EcsC family protein — protein sequence MSDDLILGSLPEEILEELYQAKKTLEHHGIADRLTEMIGTPVTASLKMLPDSVESAIHSAIEKSLHIALDVALRTLGSDKNPSGSKGRGKPKLLTHKLLAGISGAAGGALGGATVAAELPVSTVLILRSVADIARSEGEDLSDVESRLACLEVFALDPGQSSDIDDETEIGYFAVRAAMAKQIQDASQYILKNGIKDSAAPPLVRLVTQIGKRFGMVVSEKVAAQAIPIIGALGGALINSYFIDHYQDLARAHFTIRRLEREHGQPLVREAYGQIKLRQRPRRVTDRKA from the coding sequence TTGAGCGACGATCTCATCCTTGGCAGCCTTCCCGAAGAAATTTTGGAAGAGCTGTACCAAGCCAAGAAGACCTTGGAACATCACGGGATCGCGGATCGGTTGACCGAGATGATCGGAACACCGGTGACGGCATCGCTGAAGATGTTGCCCGACAGTGTCGAGTCTGCGATCCATTCGGCAATCGAAAAATCACTCCACATCGCACTCGATGTCGCCTTGCGAACGTTGGGGAGCGATAAAAATCCGTCCGGTTCAAAAGGCCGCGGCAAACCCAAATTGCTGACGCACAAGTTGTTGGCGGGAATCAGTGGTGCGGCAGGTGGTGCACTCGGTGGGGCGACCGTTGCGGCGGAATTGCCCGTCTCGACTGTGTTGATTCTACGGAGCGTCGCCGATATCGCTCGCAGTGAGGGTGAAGATCTCTCCGATGTCGAATCGCGGCTGGCATGCTTGGAAGTCTTTGCGCTCGATCCTGGCCAATCCTCCGACATCGACGACGAAACCGAAATTGGTTACTTCGCCGTGCGAGCCGCGATGGCGAAGCAGATCCAAGACGCGTCTCAGTACATTCTTAAAAATGGCATCAAAGACTCCGCTGCACCGCCGCTGGTTCGATTGGTGACACAAATCGGCAAGCGGTTTGGCATGGTGGTGAGTGAAAAAGTGGCAGCCCAGGCCATCCCCATCATCGGCGCGCTAGGCGGCGCGCTGATCAACAGCTATTTCATCGACCACTATCAGGATCTGGCTCGCGCTCACTTCACAATTCGGCGCCTCGAACGAGAACACGGCCAACCCCTCGTCCGTGAAGCTTACGGGCAGATCAAACTTCGGCAGCGACCTCGGCGAGTGACCGATCGCAAGGCTTGA
- a CDS encoding prenyltransferase/squalene oxidase repeat-containing protein, with the protein MPSWLISMVVHLTLLLVLALIGRSTNKVGRIELLFRQSSESSGMELAEFTIAATAPLESFERSMEEERIDTTQLVSLDAEAEMFSLVPKLDASLFDPVVASTGQLDKSNKMFQGRSGTMKARLLKMYGGDQTTEDAVEAGLVWLKRQQLRNGSWSLHGPYANGARGENQTSATAMAMLAFMGAGSTHRGGPYQKELLRAARWLVAKQDRQGFLAGSEMGHERMYSQAQATIALCELYAMTGDSWIRPYAQSACDFAVASQSPQGGWRYQPRMDSDTSVTGWFVMGLKSGDAGGLEVDPYIWPKIERYFDSVSQGYTGGYSYMPNVAPSPAMTAEGVLCHQYLGRQRNMPGMAQSLGTLVQNHPVKANEADVYYWYYATQALHHYGGPLWNQWNEELKATLPARQEKRGREHGSWSPSGDAWGGYAGRLYTTCLSIYCLEVYYRHLPLYDHAELD; encoded by the coding sequence ATGCCATCTTGGTTGATCAGCATGGTCGTTCATCTGACCTTGCTGCTCGTGTTGGCGTTGATCGGACGCTCGACGAACAAGGTCGGACGAATTGAATTGCTGTTTCGGCAATCGTCTGAAAGCTCCGGCATGGAATTGGCCGAGTTCACCATCGCCGCTACGGCACCGTTGGAATCGTTCGAACGTTCCATGGAAGAAGAGCGAATCGACACCACACAGTTGGTCTCGCTCGACGCGGAAGCGGAGATGTTCTCGCTGGTGCCAAAGTTGGATGCCAGTCTATTTGATCCGGTGGTTGCTTCGACGGGCCAATTGGACAAGTCCAACAAGATGTTCCAGGGGCGATCCGGGACGATGAAGGCACGTCTGTTGAAGATGTATGGTGGCGATCAAACGACCGAGGACGCTGTCGAAGCAGGGTTGGTGTGGTTGAAGCGTCAGCAACTTCGCAACGGCAGTTGGAGTCTGCACGGGCCGTATGCCAACGGTGCTCGCGGTGAGAACCAGACCAGCGCCACCGCGATGGCGATGCTGGCGTTCATGGGCGCAGGAAGCACTCACCGAGGAGGCCCCTATCAAAAAGAACTGCTCCGAGCGGCACGTTGGTTGGTCGCGAAACAAGACCGGCAAGGCTTCCTGGCAGGATCCGAAATGGGGCACGAACGAATGTATTCACAAGCTCAAGCGACCATCGCGTTGTGTGAGTTGTATGCGATGACAGGCGATTCATGGATTCGTCCCTACGCGCAATCGGCCTGCGATTTCGCCGTTGCTTCCCAGTCACCGCAAGGAGGCTGGCGATATCAACCTCGAATGGACAGCGACACATCGGTGACAGGTTGGTTCGTGATGGGTCTGAAGAGCGGTGATGCCGGCGGACTGGAGGTGGACCCGTACATCTGGCCGAAAATTGAGCGCTACTTCGATTCTGTCAGCCAAGGGTACACAGGCGGGTATTCCTACATGCCAAACGTTGCCCCCTCCCCTGCGATGACGGCCGAAGGCGTCTTGTGTCATCAGTATCTCGGCCGGCAACGCAACATGCCGGGGATGGCACAGAGTCTGGGCACGTTGGTGCAGAATCATCCCGTCAAAGCAAACGAAGCCGACGTTTACTATTGGTACTACGCGACTCAAGCGTTGCACCATTATGGAGGACCGCTATGGAATCAATGGAATGAAGAGCTGAAGGCCACTTTGCCAGCTCGCCAAGAAAAACGCGGGCGCGAACACGGAAGCTGGTCCCCAAGCGGAGACGCTTGGGGCGGCTACGCCGGTCGCCTGTACACGACATGCTTGTCGATCTATTGCCTGGAAGTCTACTACCGCCACCTGCCGCTGTATGACCATGCGGAACTCGACTGA